Proteins encoded together in one Desulfovibrio sp. UCD-KL4C window:
- a CDS encoding methyl-accepting chemotaxis protein, with the protein MNFIKNSLGNKVLVLTSLLTAIVFICLFIANSYWQKDAMLHEIEGAAVRSADLVQLAIREPMAKGNNKGTTEKFAIVSENYKEIGAYLTNYKGNITYSTSKKDLRSDLAPKFDNPDVRNLYLKSLKSTVKHGMMSEVGGKKVFVEVESIKNEKRCHHCHGRKQPILGSLVMVQDVSGQFDSLVNSQIKGALLSFTGFVVLLGALLFFMRKSIVNRIEVIVGAANEFTAGNLDARFDVPGSDELGLLGKDLAKMARQIKDQLQYNKGVLSGITVPLIVTDANNDIGFVNEPMLKILQKSESDIVGSSIGQFFMKDGRAITAEAFETKECPQGLIRYKREDGIEFPLKYQVCALLNAEEKAVGAIAVMVDLTEEEENRMHIEKQQEDLLDVANEVTEVSTKLLSYSGKLSQQMNELTIGVDTTAMQTGQVATAMEQMNATVLEVAQNTGETAEASERANTVAHEGGAVVRNTVKEIHLVTDTTDRLAVLLKDLSVRAENIGAVMSVINDIADQTNLLALNAAIEAARAGDAGRGFAVVADEVRKLAEKTMSATDEVEGAIDLIQQSTKEVVSEMSDARERVRKTVTMAEGAGGVLDSIVKESETIADMVRAIATAAEEQSATSDEVNNSVTEINNLSQTLSQGILNANGGIQEVSEMAQHLSELVSKFK; encoded by the coding sequence ATGAATTTTATCAAAAACTCCCTTGGAAATAAAGTTTTGGTTTTAACTTCTTTGTTAACCGCAATAGTTTTTATTTGCTTGTTCATAGCAAACTCTTACTGGCAAAAAGATGCAATGCTGCATGAAATTGAAGGTGCCGCCGTGCGATCGGCTGATTTAGTTCAGCTCGCTATCAGGGAGCCGATGGCAAAAGGTAATAACAAAGGCACTACAGAGAAGTTTGCTATAGTTTCAGAAAACTATAAAGAGATAGGTGCTTATCTGACTAATTATAAAGGTAATATTACTTATTCTACTTCTAAAAAAGATCTGCGTTCAGATTTGGCACCAAAGTTTGATAATCCTGATGTAAGGAATCTTTACCTGAAAAGCCTTAAATCCACTGTTAAGCACGGGATGATGTCTGAGGTGGGTGGTAAGAAAGTTTTTGTTGAAGTTGAATCAATAAAAAATGAAAAGCGTTGTCATCATTGTCATGGCAGAAAGCAACCTATTCTTGGTTCGTTAGTAATGGTTCAGGATGTGTCCGGTCAGTTTGATTCCTTAGTAAATTCGCAAATTAAAGGAGCGTTATTATCATTCACCGGATTTGTTGTTTTACTTGGAGCGTTATTGTTTTTCATGCGGAAATCAATTGTTAATCGGATTGAGGTAATTGTCGGGGCAGCAAATGAATTCACAGCCGGAAATCTTGATGCTCGTTTTGATGTACCCGGGAGCGATGAATTAGGTCTGCTCGGTAAGGATCTTGCTAAAATGGCCAGACAGATCAAAGATCAGTTGCAGTATAATAAGGGCGTATTAAGTGGCATTACTGTACCTCTGATTGTAACTGACGCGAATAATGATATTGGGTTTGTGAATGAGCCTATGCTTAAAATTCTTCAAAAGTCAGAATCGGATATAGTTGGTTCTTCTATTGGACAATTTTTTATGAAAGATGGCAGGGCTATTACTGCCGAGGCTTTTGAGACGAAAGAATGCCCTCAAGGGTTAATTCGCTATAAAAGAGAAGACGGAATTGAATTTCCGCTTAAATATCAGGTTTGCGCTCTTTTAAATGCTGAGGAGAAGGCCGTCGGGGCTATTGCCGTAATGGTTGACCTCACAGAAGAAGAAGAAAATCGGATGCATATTGAAAAGCAACAGGAAGACCTCCTTGATGTTGCAAATGAAGTTACTGAAGTTTCAACGAAACTGCTTTCTTATTCAGGTAAATTGTCGCAGCAGATGAATGAACTTACGATCGGCGTGGATACCACTGCTATGCAGACCGGACAGGTTGCTACAGCTATGGAGCAAATGAATGCCACTGTTTTGGAAGTTGCACAGAACACCGGAGAAACCGCTGAAGCATCTGAAAGAGCAAATACTGTTGCTCATGAAGGTGGTGCTGTTGTAAGAAATACTGTTAAAGAAATTCACTTGGTTACTGACACTACAGATAGACTCGCAGTGCTTTTGAAAGATTTATCTGTTCGGGCTGAGAACATCGGAGCTGTCATGTCAGTAATTAATGATATTGCAGATCAGACTAACTTGCTGGCTCTTAACGCTGCTATTGAGGCAGCCCGTGCCGGAGATGCAGGGCGAGGGTTTGCAGTTGTTGCGGATGAAGTCCGTAAACTTGCTGAAAAGACAATGTCTGCAACTGATGAAGTTGAAGGGGCTATCGACCTTATTCAGCAGAGCACAAAAGAAGTTGTTTCCGAAATGTCTGATGCACGTGAGCGGGTCCGTAAAACAGTTACGATGGCAGAAGGGGCCGGTGGCGTTCTAGACTCTATTGTTAAGGAGTCTGAAACTATAGCCGATATGGTCAGAGCAATTGCTACAGCGGCTGAAGAGCAGTCAGCAACAAGCGATGAAGTTAACAACAGTGTTACTGAAATTAACAATCTCTCACAGACTCTCTCGCAGGGGATTTTAAATGCGAATGGGGGAATTCAGGAAGTTTCTGAAATGGCACAGCATTTAAGTGAGCTTGTTTCTAAGTTTAAATAA
- a CDS encoding OmpA family protein: MRTKKLIPLLTLTLVAFMAMGSLASAESKIILTPKVDAFALFIDTSPSMAQSYKATGASKIVAGLNALKQLNGVIPNLGYQSALYTMPNFTTYSPKTTYNKSTIAKGLSSISTDLPFFQSTPIGSGFTDLDKALSTWKGKMAVIFVSDGLSNSGRNPAAIVSQLSKKYGDRLCLHTISVADTPEGSAVMKKLASLTPCGIFVEASSLSNKAVLDKFAQDVFYTQEEELIVEIIPVPVVAPMQEKIVFRNLNFGFDKYQITEEMEPSLVEGAAILESYPNLKVMIGGHTDSTGPEKYNQGLSMRRAESVANWMAKNGIPKDRIVVTGYGEMNPKYDNNTKEGRKLNRRVEIDVQE; the protein is encoded by the coding sequence ATGAGAACTAAAAAATTGATTCCACTTCTAACTCTTACACTTGTCGCTTTTATGGCGATGGGATCATTAGCATCTGCTGAAAGTAAAATTATACTTACGCCAAAAGTTGATGCATTTGCTCTGTTTATTGACACTTCACCATCAATGGCTCAATCTTATAAGGCAACCGGAGCATCTAAAATTGTTGCTGGACTCAATGCACTTAAACAGCTGAATGGAGTTATTCCTAATCTTGGTTACCAGTCAGCACTGTATACAATGCCTAACTTCACAACCTATTCCCCCAAAACTACCTATAACAAGAGTACAATTGCAAAGGGATTGTCATCAATTTCTACTGATTTGCCATTTTTCCAGTCTACTCCTATTGGAAGCGGCTTTACTGATTTAGACAAAGCTCTTTCCACATGGAAAGGCAAAATGGCTGTAATCTTTGTTTCTGACGGTCTTTCCAATTCAGGAAGAAACCCGGCAGCAATTGTTTCGCAGCTTTCTAAAAAATATGGTGACCGCTTATGTCTGCATACTATTAGTGTAGCTGACACTCCTGAAGGAAGCGCCGTTATGAAGAAGCTGGCTTCACTTACCCCTTGTGGAATATTTGTTGAAGCTTCCTCTCTTTCAAACAAAGCTGTACTTGATAAATTCGCACAGGATGTTTTCTACACTCAGGAAGAAGAGCTTATCGTCGAAATCATCCCTGTTCCTGTAGTTGCTCCTATGCAGGAAAAAATTGTCTTCCGTAATCTTAACTTTGGTTTCGACAAGTACCAAATTACTGAAGAAATGGAACCTTCCCTTGTTGAAGGTGCTGCAATACTCGAATCATATCCTAACCTCAAGGTCATGATCGGCGGTCACACAGACAGCACCGGACCTGAAAAATACAACCAAGGCCTATCAATGCGCAGAGCTGAATCTGTAGCAAACTGGATGGCTAAAAACGGAATCCCTAAAGACCGTATTGTCGTTACCGGTTACGGTGAAATGAATCCTAAATACGATAACAACACGAAGGAAGGACGCAAGCTCAACCGTCGTGTTGAAATTGACGTTCAGGAATAA
- the rfaD gene encoding ADP-glyceromanno-heptose 6-epimerase — MYIVTGGAGFIGSAMVWKLNQMGIDDILIVDNLAKTDKWKNLVNLRYEDYVHRDQFYKIILEGEDPFQTEAIIHMGACSSTTELDADFLMENNYRYTQMLCRFCLQHDIRFINASSAATYGDGRFGFNDNHDGITQLKPMNMYGYSKQLFDLWALRGGILDKLVSLKFFNVFGPNEYHKDDMRSVICKAYRQISDSGEMKLFKSYKPEYTDGGQKRDFVYIKDCVDVMWWFLQNKDKNGIFNIGTGQARQWNELAHSVFAAMDVDPNISYIEMPESIRDKYQYLTQADMSKLVAAGYDKPFTSLEDAAKDYVQNYLAQEDPYLKS, encoded by the coding sequence ATGTATATAGTTACCGGCGGTGCCGGTTTCATCGGCAGTGCTATGGTTTGGAAGCTCAATCAGATGGGCATTGACGATATTTTGATCGTTGATAACCTTGCAAAAACCGATAAATGGAAAAATTTAGTTAATCTTCGTTATGAAGATTATGTCCATAGAGACCAGTTCTATAAAATCATTCTTGAAGGTGAAGATCCTTTTCAGACTGAGGCTATCATTCATATGGGAGCTTGTTCATCTACTACAGAATTGGACGCAGATTTTTTGATGGAGAACAACTATCGCTATACACAGATGCTTTGTCGCTTCTGTCTTCAGCATGATATCCGTTTTATAAATGCTTCAAGCGCTGCTACATATGGTGACGGTCGGTTTGGGTTCAATGATAACCATGATGGTATCACGCAGCTTAAACCCATGAACATGTATGGTTATTCCAAGCAGCTTTTCGATTTATGGGCCCTCCGCGGAGGTATTCTGGATAAGCTGGTCAGTCTTAAATTTTTCAACGTTTTCGGACCTAATGAATACCACAAAGATGATATGAGAAGTGTCATCTGCAAAGCTTACCGTCAGATAAGCGATTCCGGTGAAATGAAGCTTTTTAAATCATACAAGCCAGAATATACCGACGGCGGACAGAAGCGTGACTTTGTTTATATCAAAGATTGCGTCGATGTTATGTGGTGGTTTCTTCAGAACAAGGATAAAAACGGTATTTTCAACATAGGTACTGGACAGGCTCGGCAGTGGAATGAGCTTGCACATTCCGTGTTTGCCGCTATGGATGTTGACCCTAATATAAGCTACATCGAAATGCCCGAGTCTATTAGAGATAAATATCAATATCTTACTCAGGCCGATATGAGTAAGCTCGTTGCCGCAGGGTATGATAAACCGTTCACTTCACTTGAAGATGCGGCTAAAGATTATGTGCAGAATTATCTTGCGCAAGAAGATCCCTATTTAAAAAGTTAA